In a single window of the Hippoglossus hippoglossus isolate fHipHip1 chromosome 7, fHipHip1.pri, whole genome shotgun sequence genome:
- the ddx20 gene encoding probable ATP-dependent RNA helicase DDX20, whose amino-acid sequence MASSMKKAAHDIETRKRTDDVLLSEGIDFGSLLLSPAVLEGLSAAGFRKPSPIQLKAIPLGRCGLDLIVQAKSGTGKTCVFCTIALDSLVPENPATQVLVLAPTREIAVQIHSVVMAVGCAMEGLQCHVFIGGRPVSQDKPHLKKCHIAVGSPGRIKQLIELGMLSTSSIRLFVLDEADKLLEEGSFQEQINWIFSSLPVNKQMLALSATYPESLAQHLTRYMREPTFVRLNPGDLGLKGLKQYYKLVQSHPLPHKVFQEKVKHLMELFSKIPFNQALVFSNLHTRAQHLADILSSKGLPAVCISGGLSQDQRLEAMSKLKQYQCRVLISTDLTSRGIDAEKVNLVINLDIPQDWETYMHRIGRAGRFGTQGLAVTYCCHGEEENKMMAIAQKCGLSLSVLPSTIEPGLMDEPCDWDVCTEASTPGSLSQHVSKTEKKKRVKADVPAAAAAAVPSIADQPVERSAPTKPERSQPPPRRGAHGEATTRKVSPVSSPREVQTRKQQQDALPKIPPLSSFKSCRSSFMTFEEAEQDFWSFINTGLGRSVEVIREFRGRDVDGGEDQNGHRESFMLHDDGTQSLTQRTESWKSNPSRPRSVSSSSSSDTEENQKDDETVGSLNHTGGGEHRAVTQPHTDARNTPTVAKPKPRPNVYTSAPKTYQQRTFESNEKPLCDSAPSVRSDREDNQAARTQTDRHASRKVKEEFDKQSKKLSEKMNRKRERYEGDQEEEEEEEEEGDEEEEEEEEEEGSAEVYWRTCYRAWNDYYASMSPFQAQGYQSYYSAANNWMAAYRMNAAYMEELLKP is encoded by the exons ATGGCGTCCTCCATGAAGAAGGCAGCCCACGACATAGAAACTCGAAAGCGAACCGACGATGTGCTTCTATCGGAGGGCATCGACTTCGGCTCCCTGCTGCTGTCTCCGGCCGTGTTGGAAGGACTGTCGGCGGCCGGCTTCCGGAAACCGTCCCCCATCCAGCTGAAGGCCATCCCGCTGGGCCGCTGCGGACTGG ATCTGATTGTACAGGCCAAGTCTGGTACGGGAAAGACGTGCGTGTTCTGCACCATCGCCTTGGACTCGCTGGTCCCGGAGAATCCTGCGACTCAG GTTCTCGTTTTGGCTCCGACACGTGAGATAGCGGTGCAGATCCACTCAGTGGTGATGGCCGTGGGCTGTGCCATGGAGGGTCTGCAGTGCCACGTTTTTATTGGGGGCCGACCCGTAAGTCAGGACAAACCCCACCTGAAGAAGTGCCATATAGCTGTGGGGTCACCAG GTCGTATCAAGCAGCTCATCGAGTTGGGCATGTTGTCCACCTCCAGCATCAGGCTGTTTGTTCTGGATGAGGCAGACAAGCTCCTGGAGGAGGGCAGCTTCCAGGAGCAGATCAA CTGgattttctcctctctgcctgtgAACAAACAGATGCTTGCTCTCTCCGCCACCTACCCAGAATCCCTTGCACAGCACCTCACCCGCTACATGAGAGAGCCCACATTTGTGCGACTCAATCCCGGTGACCTGGGCCTCAAAG GTCTGAAGCAGTATTACAAGCTGGTGCAGTCCCATCCGTTACCTCACAAGGTTTTCCAGGAGAAGGTGAAGCACTTAATGGAGCTGTTCAGTAAAATCCCATTCAACCAGGCCCTCGTGTTCTCCAACCTACACACAAG GGCTCAGCACCTGGCAGACATCTTGTCCTCCAAAGGCCTACCTGCTGTTTGTATCTCAG GAGGTCTGAGTCAGGACCAGAGGCTGGAGGCGATGTCCAAACTGAAGCAGTACCAATGCAGGGTGCTCATCTCCACTGACCTG ACTTCCAGAGGTATAGACGCAGAGAAGGTCAACTTGGTAATAAACCTGGACATACCTCAGGACTGGGAAACATACATGCACAGAATCGGACGTGCAGGGCGCTTCG GCACTCAAGGCCTGGCTGTGACctactgttgccatggtgaggaggagaacaagaTGATGGCCATTGCTCAAAAGTGCGGCCTGAGTTTGTCCGTATTACCAT CCACCATAGAGCCCGGGTTGATGGATGAGCCGTGTGACTGGGATGTCTGCACTGAAGCTTCCACTCCAGGGTCCTTATCCCAGCACGTCTCCaagacggagaagaagaagcgtGTCAAGGCTGacgtccctgctgctgctgccgccgccgtcCCCTCCATCGCAGATCAACCTGTCGAGCGAAGTGCACCAACAAAGCCGGAGAGGAGCCAACCACCACCCAGGAGGGGAGCACATGGTGAAGCGACTACGAGGAAAGTGTCTCCTGTGAGTTCACCTCGGGAGGTGCAGACTCGAAAACAGCAGCAAGACGCCCTCCCCAAAATCCCCCCGCTCAGCTCGTTCAAGAGCTGCAGGTCGAGCTTCATGACCTTCGAGGAAGCTGAGCAGGATTTCTGGAGCTTCATCAATACAGGGCTGGGGAGATCAGTGGAGGTCATCAGGGAGTTCAGAGGTCGAGATGTGGACGGCGGCGAGGATCAGAACGGGCACAGAGAGTCCTTCATGCTCCATGATGACGGAACTCAAAGTTTAACACAAAGAACAGAAAGCTGGAAATCCAACCCTTCACGTCCAAGGTCAGTTTCCAGTTCTTCAAGCTCGGACACGGAGGAGAACCAGAAGGATGACGAGACGGTGGGAAGTTTGAATCACACTGGAGGAGGTGAACACAGAGCAGTGACCCAACCTCACACTGATGCTAGAAACACACCAACTGTGGCCAAACCGAAACCAAGGCCCAACGTTTATACTTCTGCGCCCAAAACATATCAGCAGAGGACCTTCGAGTCAAATGAGAAACCTTTGTGTGACTCTGCACCGAGCGTCAGATCAGACAGGGAAGACAATCAGGCCGCTCgcacacagactgacagacatgCATCaagaaaagtgaaagaagaGTTTGATAAACAGAGCAAGAAACTCTCCGAAAAGATGAatagaaagagggagaggtATGAAGGAGatcaggaagaagaagaagaagaggaggaggagggtgatgaggaggaggaggaggaggaggaggaggaagggagtgCTGAAGTTTACTGGAGAACCTGCTACAGAGCCTGGAATGATTACTACGCCTCCATGTCTCCTTTTCAAGCACAAGGTTACCAAAGCTACTACAGTGCAGCCAACAACTGGATGGCAGCTTATCGCATGAACGCTGCCTACATGGAAGAACTCCTCAAACCGTGA
- the LOC117764986 gene encoding neuropeptide FF receptor 1-like, translated as MMDVQTLWNQTTWHRDTRVEVWFLLFNCTVLTLTLVLGLPGNLWVCWLVSRTKSLQTCNNALLVSLATSDLLKCSVDTPLLLFSLLRYGGGRRVSVPVCTLQQFTYALCSCVQLLTLVGISVERFQAIAFPFQTEGRKVRVRVWILFIWACGLVLALVSLTLSEKALCYMLCRPHGAGHAGDAPRYSDPFGPYVLVPVWGLCITLIVIHYVRIFKVVRQHRKQVFHRGVQLRPTVSEDVWAWLSGPASGPAPGGLFSPLPPRRTVLLVAEAGAPCAPAASGTGGAPGRHPQIVGAVCLMTPGARERGKKRMEGKVAQRFGYIIIAFTLFWMPMVVILLVKVISRLETDRLLMELETSAVVLTCMQAAVDPLIYTLVTRQFRSELSKILSTIPGCPLKPRA; from the exons ATGATGGACGTTCAGACTTTGTGGAACCAAACAACCTGGCACCGTGACACTCGCGTGGAAGTGTGGTTCCTCCTGTTCAACTGCACAgtcctaactctaaccctagTCTTGGGTTTACCCGGGAACCTGTGGGTGTGCTGGTTGGTTTCCAGGACCAAGAGCCTGCAGACCTGCAACAACGCGCTGCTGGTCAGCCTGGCCACCAGCGACCTGCTCAAATGCTCCGTGGACACgccgctgctgctcttctcGCTGCTGCGCTACGGGGGCGGCCGCCGGGTGTCGGTGCCCGTGTGCACCCTGCAGCAGTTCACCTACGCGCTGTGCAGCTGCGTCCAGCTGCTCACGCTGGTCGGCATCAGCGTGGAGCGGTTCCAGGCCATCGCCTTCCCCTTCCAGACCGAGGGCCGGAAAGTGAGGGTCCGCGTCTGGATCCTGTTCATCTGGGCGTGCGGCCTCGTCCTGGCGCTCGTCTCCCTGACTCTCTCCGAGAAAGCGCTGTGTTACATGCTCTGTCGCCCGCACGGTGCCGGCCACGCCGGGGATGCTCCTCGGTACTCGGACCCCTTCGGACCCTACGTGCTGGTGCCGGTGTGGGGACTGTGTATAACTTTGATCGTCATCCACTACGTGCGGATATTCAAAGTTGTGAGGCAGCACCGGAAACAAGTTTTCCACCGGGGAGTCCAGCTGAGGCCGACGGTGTCTGAGGACGTCTGGGCCTGGCTAAGTGGTCCGGCCTCAGGACCGGCTCCAGGGGGCCTGTTCAGCCCGCTGCCGCCCCGCCGCACGGTGCTCCTGGTAGCGGAGGCCGGTGCGCCCTGTGCGCCGGCCGCCTCTGGCACCGGGGGCGCGCCGGGGAGACATCCGCAGATCGTCGGGGCAGTGTGTCTGATGACCCCCGGGGCCAGGGAGCGGGGGAAGAAACGGATGGAGGGGAAAGTGGCTCAGCGTTTCGGTTACATTATCATTGCGTTCACTCTCTTCTGGATGCCCATGGTGGTTATTCTGCTGGTGAAAGTCATCTCTCGGCTGGAGACGGACAGA ctgctgatggagctggagaCCTCAGCCGTGGTGCTGACCTGCATGCAGGCTGCAGTGGATCCTCTCATCTACACTTTGGTCACGAGACAGTTTCGGTCTGAACTCAGCAAGATCCTCTCCACCATCCCGGGATGTCCACTGAAACCCAGAGCCTGA
- the LOC117765369 gene encoding parapinopsin-like isoform X1 encodes METVALQTNSSSSHSSDDAEVLSQTGFTILAVIMGVFSAVGIILNVLVIVVTVRHRQLRQPLSYALVNLAICDLGCAVFGGLPTTVTSAMGYFSLGRVGCVLEGFAVAFFGIASLCTIAVISVERYIVVCYPMGAVLFQTRHAVAGVVLSWVWSFVWNTPPLFGWGSYELEGIKISCAPNWYNRDVGNMSYILMYFFLCFAIPFSIITVSYSRLLWTLRRVTKLQVSEAGRTNRVEVQVARMVVVMVLAFLVTWLPYAAMALAVIIDSSLYIDPVIATIPVYLAKSSTVYNPLIYVFMNRQFRGYAVPTILCGWNPWASDSQTSEGETTVATINKSQRVSPKQSLKE; translated from the exons ATGGAGACTGTTGCCCTCCAGACAAACTCCTCATCGTCTCACAGCTCAGACGATGCAGAGGTCCTCTCTCAGACTGGCTTCACCATACTGGCCGTTATCATGGGTGTTTTTTCTGCAGTGGGGATCATCCTCAATGTCCTGGTGATCGTGgtgacagtgagacacagacagcTGAGGCAGCCCCTCAGCTACGCGCTGGTGAACTTGGCTATATGTGACCTGGGCTGTGCTGTGTTTGGAGGTCTGCCCACCACAGTGACCAGTGCCATGGGATACTTCAGCCTGGGACGTGTGGGCTGTGTGTTGGAGGGCTTTGCTGTCGCTTTTTTTG GTATAGCAAGTCTTTGTACAATAGCAGTGATTTCTGTTGAACGCTACATAGTGGTGTGTTATCCCATGGGCGCCGTCCTGTTCCAGACCAG acATGCAGTGGCAGGAGTGGTGCTGTCCTGGGTGTGGTCGTTCGTGTGGAACACTCCACCTCTGTTTGGTTGGGGAAGTTATGAGCTGGAGGGAATAAAGATTTCCTGTGCCCCCAATTGGTACAATCGTGACGTTGGGAACATGTCCTACATCCTCATGTactttttcctttgttttgccATACCCTTCTCCATCATCACCGTGTCCTACTCCCGTCTCTTGTGGACTCTCCGTCgg GTGACCAAGCTGCAGGTATCTGAGGCTGGGAGGACAAATCGTGTGGAGGTGCAGGTGGCACgtatggtggtggtgatggtgttggCCTTCCTCGTCACCTGGCTGCCATATGCTGCCATGGCCTTGGCTGTCATCATAGACTCCAGCCTCTATATTGACCCGGTGATCGCAACCATACCTGTTTATTTGGCTAAAAGCAGCACGGTCTACAACCCCCTCATATATGTTTTCATGAACAGACAG tttcgAGGATACGCTGTACCTACAATCCTGTGTGGCTGGAATCCGTGGGCCTCAGACTCACAGACGTCTGAGGGGGAGACGACTGTCGCCACTATCAACAAGAGCCAGAGAGTCTCACCTAAACAAtctttaaaagaataa
- the LOC117765369 gene encoding parapinopsin-like isoform X2 translates to METVALQTNSSSSHSSDDAEVLSQTGFTILAVIMGVFSAVGIILNVLVIVVTVRHRQLRQPLSYALVNLAICDLGCAVFGGLPTTVTSAMGYFSLGRVGCVLEGFAVAFFASLCTIAVISVERYIVVCYPMGAVLFQTRHAVAGVVLSWVWSFVWNTPPLFGWGSYELEGIKISCAPNWYNRDVGNMSYILMYFFLCFAIPFSIITVSYSRLLWTLRRVTKLQVSEAGRTNRVEVQVARMVVVMVLAFLVTWLPYAAMALAVIIDSSLYIDPVIATIPVYLAKSSTVYNPLIYVFMNRQFRGYAVPTILCGWNPWASDSQTSEGETTVATINKSQRVSPKQSLKE, encoded by the exons ATGGAGACTGTTGCCCTCCAGACAAACTCCTCATCGTCTCACAGCTCAGACGATGCAGAGGTCCTCTCTCAGACTGGCTTCACCATACTGGCCGTTATCATGGGTGTTTTTTCTGCAGTGGGGATCATCCTCAATGTCCTGGTGATCGTGgtgacagtgagacacagacagcTGAGGCAGCCCCTCAGCTACGCGCTGGTGAACTTGGCTATATGTGACCTGGGCTGTGCTGTGTTTGGAGGTCTGCCCACCACAGTGACCAGTGCCATGGGATACTTCAGCCTGGGACGTGTGGGCTGTGTGTTGGAGGGCTTTGCTGTCGCTTTTTTTG CAAGTCTTTGTACAATAGCAGTGATTTCTGTTGAACGCTACATAGTGGTGTGTTATCCCATGGGCGCCGTCCTGTTCCAGACCAG acATGCAGTGGCAGGAGTGGTGCTGTCCTGGGTGTGGTCGTTCGTGTGGAACACTCCACCTCTGTTTGGTTGGGGAAGTTATGAGCTGGAGGGAATAAAGATTTCCTGTGCCCCCAATTGGTACAATCGTGACGTTGGGAACATGTCCTACATCCTCATGTactttttcctttgttttgccATACCCTTCTCCATCATCACCGTGTCCTACTCCCGTCTCTTGTGGACTCTCCGTCgg GTGACCAAGCTGCAGGTATCTGAGGCTGGGAGGACAAATCGTGTGGAGGTGCAGGTGGCACgtatggtggtggtgatggtgttggCCTTCCTCGTCACCTGGCTGCCATATGCTGCCATGGCCTTGGCTGTCATCATAGACTCCAGCCTCTATATTGACCCGGTGATCGCAACCATACCTGTTTATTTGGCTAAAAGCAGCACGGTCTACAACCCCCTCATATATGTTTTCATGAACAGACAG tttcgAGGATACGCTGTACCTACAATCCTGTGTGGCTGGAATCCGTGGGCCTCAGACTCACAGACGTCTGAGGGGGAGACGACTGTCGCCACTATCAACAAGAGCCAGAGAGTCTCACCTAAACAAtctttaaaagaataa